A single genomic interval of Oceanithermus profundus DSM 14977 harbors:
- a CDS encoding acyl-CoA carboxylase subunit beta produces MLPTALDDEGRASETFRANASAWVDRITAYRETLAELRQGGGERAIRRQHEKGRLTARERIARLVDEGSSFDELMTFAGWGMYEEWGGAPGGGTVTGIGRIHGREWMIIANDATVKAGAFFPITAKKVIRAQTIAFENKIPTVYLVDSAGVFLPLQDEVFPDQDDFGRIFYLNARMSAAGIPQISAIMGNCVAGGAYLPVMTDALVMTEGSGLYLAGPALVKAAIGQEVSSEELGGARMHAEVSGTVDFYEPNDEAALERVRTLAGLYAEPRRARWAQDRKEAAPPAYDARDLYGLVHPEGESPYDVREVIARLVDASEFHEYKAQWGETLVTGFARLGGFPVGIVANQRLVIKKKGRIEVGGVIYAEAADKAARFILDVNQMRIPLLFLQDVSGFMVGKASEEAGIIRRGAKLVNAVSNSVVPKITVILGGSFGAGNYALAGKAYAPRLLFAWPSAKYAVMGGTQAANTLLQLEVAQLKRKGQEPSAEELERLYEEIKSRYDATLDPRYAAARLWVDEIIFPHETRERLIRALEAVSLDDSEAPFKTGVFQV; encoded by the coding sequence ATGCTCCCGACCGCGCTCGACGACGAAGGCAGGGCTTCGGAGACCTTCCGCGCCAACGCCAGCGCCTGGGTGGACCGCATCACCGCCTACCGCGAGACCCTGGCCGAACTGCGCCAGGGCGGCGGGGAGCGCGCGATCCGGCGCCAGCACGAAAAGGGCCGCCTCACCGCCCGCGAACGCATCGCCCGGCTGGTGGACGAGGGCAGCTCCTTCGACGAGCTGATGACCTTCGCCGGCTGGGGCATGTACGAGGAGTGGGGCGGGGCCCCCGGCGGCGGCACCGTGACCGGCATCGGCCGCATCCACGGCCGCGAGTGGATGATCATCGCCAACGACGCCACCGTCAAGGCCGGGGCCTTCTTCCCGATTACCGCCAAGAAGGTCATCCGGGCGCAGACGATCGCCTTCGAGAACAAGATTCCCACCGTCTACCTGGTGGACTCGGCCGGCGTCTTCCTGCCGTTGCAGGACGAGGTCTTTCCCGACCAGGACGACTTCGGCCGCATCTTCTACCTCAACGCCCGCATGAGCGCCGCGGGCATTCCCCAGATCAGCGCCATCATGGGCAACTGCGTGGCCGGCGGGGCCTACCTGCCGGTGATGACCGACGCCCTGGTGATGACCGAGGGCTCGGGCCTCTACCTGGCGGGGCCGGCGCTCGTCAAGGCGGCCATCGGTCAGGAGGTGAGCTCCGAGGAGCTGGGCGGGGCGCGGATGCACGCCGAGGTCTCGGGCACGGTCGACTTCTACGAGCCAAACGACGAGGCGGCGCTCGAACGGGTGCGCACCCTCGCCGGCCTCTACGCCGAGCCGCGGCGCGCCCGCTGGGCGCAGGACCGCAAGGAGGCCGCGCCGCCGGCCTACGACGCCCGCGACCTCTACGGCCTGGTGCACCCGGAAGGGGAGAGCCCCTACGACGTGCGCGAGGTGATCGCGCGGCTGGTGGACGCCTCCGAGTTCCACGAATACAAGGCGCAGTGGGGCGAGACGCTGGTGACCGGATTCGCACGGCTGGGCGGGTTCCCGGTGGGCATCGTCGCCAATCAGCGGCTCGTCATCAAGAAGAAGGGCCGCATCGAGGTGGGCGGGGTCATCTACGCCGAGGCGGCCGACAAGGCGGCCCGCTTCATCCTCGACGTCAACCAGATGCGCATTCCGCTGTTGTTCCTGCAGGACGTCAGCGGCTTCATGGTGGGCAAGGCCTCGGAGGAGGCGGGGATCATCCGCCGCGGGGCCAAGCTGGTGAACGCGGTTTCCAACTCGGTGGTGCCCAAGATCACGGTCATCCTGGGCGGCTCGTTCGGCGCGGGCAACTACGCGCTGGCGGGCAAGGCCTACGCCCCGCGGCTGCTCTTCGCCTGGCCCAGCGCCAAGTATGCGGTGATGGGCGGCACCCAGGCGGCGAATACCCTCCTGCAGCTCGAGGTGGCGCAGCTGAAGCGCAAGGGGCAGGAGCCGAGCGCCGAGGAGCTGGAGCGGCTCTACGAGGAGATCAAGAGCCGCTACGACGCCACCCTCGACCCCCGCTACGCCGCGGCGCGGCTGTGGGTGGACGAGATTATCTTCCCCCACGAGACCCGCGAGCGCCTGATCCGGGCGCTCGAGGCGGTGAGCCTGGACGACTCGGAAGCGCCCTTCAAGACGGGCGTCTTCCAGGTGTAG
- a CDS encoding ABC transporter permease produces MKLNKSLLSSSEFIVFLGLLAVGAFFAFTSPVFLTKFNLLNILLQSSIQGIIAIGMTFVILTAGIDLSVGSVVALSGVLMALMLHGGVPVWAVILINLAFGVAVGAFHGFSITKIGMAPFIVTLATMAMARGLTMVFSDGKTIFDFPPAFEFFGAGQIGPISVAVVIFLLYALVAEVVLRSTVLGRNIYAVGSNIKAAALSGIRTHGVLYFVYIVSGVSCAIAGLVLTGRLGAAMPTAAMGYELDAIAAVIIGGASLMGGKGTIVGTIIGVLLIGVINNGMNLLNVPPFWQSFLKGAVIFLAVMIDSLKNRPSEV; encoded by the coding sequence ATGAAGTTGAACAAATCCCTTTTGTCCAGCAGCGAGTTCATCGTCTTCCTGGGGCTCCTGGCCGTGGGGGCCTTCTTCGCCTTCACCTCGCCCGTCTTCCTGACCAAGTTCAACCTGCTCAACATCCTGCTGCAGTCTTCGATCCAGGGCATCATCGCCATCGGCATGACCTTCGTCATCCTCACCGCCGGCATCGACCTCTCGGTGGGTTCGGTGGTCGCGCTCTCGGGGGTGCTCATGGCGCTGATGCTGCACGGCGGCGTGCCGGTCTGGGCGGTGATCCTCATCAACCTGGCCTTCGGCGTCGCGGTCGGGGCCTTCCACGGGTTTTCCATCACCAAGATCGGCATGGCCCCCTTCATCGTCACCCTGGCGACGATGGCCATGGCCCGCGGCCTCACCATGGTCTTCTCTGACGGCAAGACGATCTTCGACTTCCCGCCCGCCTTCGAGTTCTTCGGCGCCGGACAGATCGGTCCGATCTCGGTCGCCGTCGTGATCTTCCTGCTCTACGCGCTGGTGGCCGAGGTGGTGCTGCGCAGCACCGTGCTGGGGCGCAACATCTACGCCGTCGGCTCCAACATCAAGGCCGCCGCGCTCTCGGGGATCCGCACCCACGGGGTGCTCTACTTCGTCTACATCGTCTCGGGGGTCTCCTGCGCCATCGCCGGTCTGGTGCTCACGGGGCGCCTGGGCGCGGCGATGCCCACCGCGGCCATGGGCTACGAACTCGACGCCATCGCCGCGGTGATCATCGGCGGCGCTTCGCTGATGGGCGGCAAGGGGACGATCGTGGGCACGATCATCGGCGTGCTGCTGATCGGCGTGATCAACAACGGCATGAACCTGCTCAACGTGCCGCCCTTCTGGCAGAGCTTCCTCAAGGGCGCGGTCATCTTCCTGGCGGTGATGATCGACAGCCTCAAGAACCGCCCCAGCGAGGTCTAA
- the mgtE gene encoding magnesium transporter has product MRENLFDSLTRALQKGDVALVQSLGDKIHPQEILEHWDDLPGEHQYVLLTYLDAEAAAQVFSELDPEDQAEFLETLPPWRVRQILEELDPDDLTDALQAVEEEDPALARQLKEWLDPKTRAEVEALSAYDEDDAGGLMTPEYVAVRAGMTVDEVLQFLRRAAPDAETVYYLYVLDDEGHLVGVLSLRDLIVADPSMRVAEIMNPDVIHVTTGTDQEEVARVMADYDLTVVPVTDDAGRLVGIVTIDDVIDVLEEEATEDIHRLGAVDAPELVYSRSNAWELWSARARWLVILIVTGMFTSTILAGFSSVLEATTALAFYIPVLLGTGGNTGNQSSTLIVRALATRDIDLSDWPRVLFKELGVGVLLGLTLSALIALKVALDGYLGVTPVVALALFLLVIVANLAGALLPIVLEKLGLDPALISNPLIATISDVSGLVIYLSVARVLLGVG; this is encoded by the coding sequence CCGGGCGAACACCAGTACGTCCTCCTCACCTACCTGGACGCCGAAGCCGCCGCCCAGGTCTTCAGCGAGCTCGACCCCGAGGACCAGGCGGAGTTCCTGGAAACCCTGCCGCCCTGGCGGGTGCGCCAGATCCTCGAAGAGCTCGACCCCGACGACCTGACCGACGCCCTCCAGGCGGTCGAGGAGGAAGACCCGGCCCTGGCGCGCCAGCTGAAGGAGTGGCTCGACCCCAAGACGCGGGCCGAGGTCGAGGCGCTCTCCGCCTACGACGAGGACGACGCCGGCGGGCTGATGACGCCGGAGTACGTGGCCGTGCGTGCGGGGATGACCGTCGACGAGGTGCTGCAGTTTCTCCGGCGCGCCGCCCCCGACGCCGAGACGGTCTACTACCTCTACGTCCTCGACGACGAAGGGCACCTCGTCGGGGTGCTCAGCCTGCGGGACCTGATCGTGGCCGACCCTTCGATGCGGGTGGCCGAGATCATGAACCCCGACGTCATCCACGTGACCACGGGAACCGACCAGGAAGAGGTGGCGCGGGTGATGGCCGACTACGACCTCACCGTCGTTCCCGTCACCGACGATGCAGGCCGGCTCGTGGGCATCGTGACCATCGACGACGTCATCGACGTGCTCGAGGAAGAGGCCACCGAGGACATCCACCGCCTGGGCGCGGTCGACGCCCCCGAGCTCGTCTACAGCCGCTCGAACGCCTGGGAACTGTGGAGCGCCCGCGCCCGCTGGCTGGTCATCCTGATCGTCACCGGCATGTTCACCTCCACGATCCTGGCGGGCTTCTCGTCGGTGCTCGAGGCCACGACGGCGCTGGCCTTCTACATCCCGGTGCTCCTCGGCACCGGCGGCAACACCGGAAACCAGTCGTCCACGCTGATCGTGCGCGCCCTGGCCACCCGCGACATCGACCTGAGCGACTGGCCGCGCGTGCTCTTCAAGGAGCTGGGCGTCGGCGTCCTCCTGGGCCTCACCCTCTCGGCGCTGATCGCCCTCAAGGTGGCCCTCGACGGCTACCTGGGCGTCACGCCGGTGGTGGCGCTGGCGCTCTTCCTGCTCGTCATCGTCGCCAACCTGGCGGGCGCGCTGCTGCCGATCGTGCTGGAAAAGCTGGGGCTGGACCCGGCCCTCATCTCGAACCCGCTCATCGCCACCATCTCCGACGTCTCCGGCCTCGTCATCTACCTGAGCGTGGCGCGCGTGCTCCTGGGGGTGGGGTGA
- a CDS encoding sugar ABC transporter ATP-binding protein, producing MKPTPVLETLNLTKVFPGVVALDDVSLTLYPGEVLGLVGENGAGKSTLMKLIGGVFPPTRGRIRYRGEEVRFRTPKDALDAGISIVYQELNLIPHLSVAENIFINRLPRRRGFVDWGRLYRDAARILEASGMGEIDPRAVVGGLPIGVKQSVEIAKALSYDARVLLLDEPTSSLTGPEIENLFRVIRRLQEQGIGIVYVSHHLDEIFEITDRVHVLRDGRTVVETPTSETDEETIVARMVGRDLQDIYYKGDHRPGEVALEARGLSDAVLDGVDFHVRRSEVVGIYGLLGSGRTELLKAIVGARTLRSGEVHLRGRPVRFRHPQEAARAGVIYSSEDRKGENLFFGQPIWKNETYLALQIGRFVRMGFAQVAEERRAADAYSRKLGVKAPSIDVDVYHLSGGNQQKVCLAKALINDPEVVLLDEPTRGIDVGAKLEIYKLIAELADQGKAVVFVSSELPEVIGCADRVYTMAGGRITAELVGDAITEENVLRYCLQTASPGEAAS from the coding sequence ATGAAACCCACCCCCGTACTGGAAACCCTCAACCTGACCAAGGTCTTTCCCGGCGTCGTCGCCCTCGACGACGTCTCGCTCACCCTCTACCCCGGCGAGGTCCTGGGGCTGGTGGGCGAGAACGGCGCGGGCAAGTCCACGCTGATGAAGCTGATCGGCGGGGTCTTTCCGCCGACGCGCGGCCGCATCCGTTACCGCGGGGAGGAGGTGCGGTTCCGCACCCCCAAGGACGCGCTCGACGCCGGCATCTCGATCGTCTATCAGGAACTCAACCTGATCCCGCACCTGAGCGTCGCCGAGAACATCTTCATCAACCGGCTGCCGCGCCGGCGCGGTTTCGTGGACTGGGGGCGGCTGTACCGCGACGCCGCCCGCATCCTCGAGGCGAGCGGCATGGGGGAGATCGATCCGCGCGCGGTCGTGGGCGGCCTGCCCATCGGCGTGAAGCAGTCGGTGGAGATCGCCAAGGCGCTTTCCTACGACGCCCGGGTGCTGCTCCTCGACGAGCCCACCTCCTCGCTCACCGGGCCCGAGATCGAGAACCTCTTCAGGGTGATCCGCCGGCTGCAGGAGCAGGGCATCGGCATCGTCTACGTCTCGCACCACCTCGACGAGATCTTCGAGATCACCGACCGGGTGCACGTGTTGCGCGACGGCCGCACGGTCGTCGAGACGCCCACGTCCGAGACGGACGAGGAGACGATCGTCGCCCGCATGGTGGGCCGCGACCTTCAGGACATCTACTACAAAGGGGACCACCGCCCCGGCGAGGTGGCGCTCGAGGCGCGCGGCCTCAGCGACGCGGTGCTCGACGGCGTCGACTTTCACGTGCGCCGTTCCGAGGTGGTGGGCATCTACGGCCTGCTCGGATCGGGCCGTACCGAGCTGCTCAAGGCGATCGTCGGGGCGCGGACGCTGCGCTCGGGCGAGGTGCATCTGCGCGGCCGGCCGGTGCGTTTCCGCCACCCCCAGGAGGCCGCCCGCGCCGGGGTGATCTACTCCTCGGAGGACCGCAAGGGCGAGAACCTCTTCTTCGGTCAGCCCATCTGGAAGAACGAGACCTACCTGGCGCTGCAGATTGGCCGCTTCGTGCGCATGGGCTTCGCCCAGGTGGCCGAGGAGCGCAGGGCCGCGGACGCCTACAGCCGCAAGCTGGGCGTCAAGGCGCCCTCGATCGACGTGGACGTCTACCACCTCTCGGGCGGGAACCAGCAGAAGGTCTGCCTGGCCAAGGCGCTGATCAACGATCCCGAGGTGGTGCTGCTCGACGAGCCGACGCGCGGCATCGACGTAGGGGCGAAGCTCGAGATCTACAAGCTCATCGCCGAACTGGCCGACCAGGGCAAGGCCGTGGTCTTCGTGAGCTCCGAGCTTCCGGAGGTCATCGGCTGCGCCGACCGCGTCTACACGATGGCCGGCGGGCGCATCACCGCCGAGCTGGTGGGCGACGCGATCACCGAAGAGAACGTGCTCCGGTACTGCCTGCAAACCGCTTCGCCGGGGGAGGCTGCGTCATGA
- a CDS encoding valine--tRNA ligase — protein sequence MKELSKAYDPHQVEPRWAERWAERPFVADPHSGKPPFVIVMPPPNVTGVLHMGHALDNALQDALTRYKRLRGYEALWLPGTDHAGIATQVVVERLLAKEGKTRHDLGREKFLERVWQWREESGGQILEQLKRLGASADWSRLAFTMDEARSRAVRYAFVRYHHEGLIYRGERLLNWCPRCETTLSDLEVANTPTQGTLYTLAYPLEGGGEIRIATVRPETIFADVAIAVHPEDERYKDLIGKKARIPLTEIWIPVIADEAVEREFGTGALKITPAHDPTDYEVGRRHGLPEPSVIDLEGKLVSGRVPERFRGLDRFEARKAVAKALEEEGYLRAAEPYQIALATCDRCGTAVEYALFPQWWLKMKPLADEVLPKLKEGDIKFYPERWRKVNIDWFENIRDWNISRQLWWGHQIPAWYCPEGHVTVPEPERFDEDPKECAVCGSTELERDPDVLDTWFSSALWPLSTLGWPEDTEDYRAFYPTSVLVTGYDILFLWVSRMEVSGYHFDGRRPFEAVMLHGLVLDEKGKKMSKSKGNVVDPLELVEQYGADALRFALIHLATGGQDIRFDRRWVEMGRNFANKLWNAARFVFMNREGFEAKTDEPTLADRWMAARLREGIRNITQLYDAYELALASREVYQLVWSEFCDWYIEAAKPALRAGNAATLRGLETALEALLKLLHPFMPFVTSEIYTALKQDPEAELALAGWPEAEAFAADEEALAAFKVLQDAVTATRSLRAELGLPPQQELTVHAEGPGAAVLLENADFFRFLARAEVQEGRPEKAVSAVTPQVTVWLELEGLVDVEAWKQKQQKKASELERRIAGLEKKLANPGFTERAPAEVVERERRNLEEAKSQLERIRAVLARF from the coding sequence ATGAAGGAACTGTCCAAAGCCTACGATCCCCACCAGGTCGAGCCCCGCTGGGCCGAACGCTGGGCCGAGCGGCCCTTCGTCGCCGATCCGCACAGCGGCAAGCCCCCCTTCGTCATCGTCATGCCGCCGCCCAACGTGACCGGCGTGCTGCACATGGGCCACGCCCTTGACAACGCCCTGCAGGACGCGCTGACGCGTTACAAGCGGCTGCGCGGCTACGAGGCGCTGTGGCTGCCCGGCACCGACCACGCCGGCATCGCCACCCAGGTGGTCGTCGAGCGGCTGCTGGCGAAGGAAGGCAAGACCCGTCACGACCTGGGGCGCGAGAAGTTTTTGGAGCGCGTCTGGCAGTGGCGCGAGGAGTCGGGCGGCCAGATCCTGGAGCAGCTGAAGCGCCTCGGCGCCAGCGCCGACTGGAGCCGCCTGGCCTTCACCATGGACGAGGCGCGCAGCCGGGCGGTGCGCTACGCCTTCGTCCGCTACCACCACGAGGGCCTGATCTACCGCGGCGAGCGCCTGCTCAACTGGTGCCCCCGCTGCGAGACGACGCTTTCGGACCTGGAGGTGGCCAACACCCCCACCCAGGGCACGCTCTACACCCTCGCCTACCCGCTCGAGGGCGGCGGCGAGATCCGGATCGCCACGGTGCGGCCGGAGACGATCTTTGCCGACGTGGCCATCGCGGTGCATCCGGAAGACGAGCGCTACAAGGACCTGATCGGCAAGAAGGCGCGCATCCCGCTGACCGAGATCTGGATTCCGGTGATCGCCGACGAGGCGGTGGAGCGCGAGTTCGGCACCGGCGCGCTCAAGATCACCCCGGCGCACGACCCGACCGACTACGAGGTGGGCCGGCGCCACGGGCTGCCCGAGCCGAGCGTGATCGACCTGGAAGGAAAGCTGGTTTCAGGGCGGGTGCCCGAGCGCTTCCGCGGCCTGGACCGCTTCGAGGCGAGGAAGGCCGTGGCGAAGGCGCTGGAAGAAGAGGGCTACCTGCGCGCGGCCGAGCCCTACCAGATCGCGCTGGCCACCTGCGACCGCTGCGGCACCGCGGTCGAGTACGCCCTCTTCCCGCAGTGGTGGCTCAAGATGAAGCCGCTCGCAGACGAGGTGCTGCCCAAGCTGAAGGAAGGCGACATCAAGTTCTACCCGGAGCGCTGGCGCAAGGTCAACATCGACTGGTTCGAGAACATCCGCGACTGGAACATCAGCCGCCAACTCTGGTGGGGCCACCAGATCCCCGCCTGGTACTGCCCCGAGGGGCACGTGACCGTGCCCGAACCGGAGCGCTTCGACGAGGATCCCAAGGAGTGCGCCGTCTGCGGCAGCACCGAGCTCGAGCGCGACCCCGACGTCCTCGACACCTGGTTCTCCTCGGCGCTGTGGCCGCTCTCGACGCTGGGCTGGCCCGAGGACACCGAGGACTACCGCGCCTTCTACCCCACCAGCGTGCTGGTGACCGGCTACGACATCCTCTTCCTCTGGGTCAGCCGCATGGAGGTCTCGGGCTACCACTTCGACGGCCGCCGCCCCTTCGAAGCGGTGATGCTCCACGGCCTCGTCCTCGACGAGAAGGGCAAGAAGATGTCCAAGTCGAAGGGCAACGTGGTGGACCCGCTCGAGCTGGTGGAACAGTACGGCGCCGATGCGCTGCGCTTCGCCCTCATCCACCTGGCCACCGGCGGGCAGGACATCCGCTTCGACCGCCGCTGGGTGGAGATGGGCCGCAACTTCGCCAACAAGCTCTGGAACGCCGCCCGCTTCGTCTTCATGAACCGTGAGGGCTTCGAGGCGAAGACCGACGAGCCCACCCTGGCCGACCGCTGGATGGCAGCGCGGCTGCGCGAGGGCATCCGCAACATCACCCAGCTCTACGACGCCTACGAGCTCGCGCTCGCCAGCCGCGAGGTCTACCAGCTGGTCTGGAGCGAGTTCTGCGACTGGTACATCGAGGCCGCCAAGCCAGCGCTGCGCGCGGGCAACGCCGCGACGCTGCGGGGGCTGGAGACGGCGCTCGAAGCGCTTTTGAAGCTCCTCCACCCCTTCATGCCCTTCGTCACCAGCGAGATCTACACCGCCCTCAAGCAGGACCCCGAAGCCGAGCTGGCGCTGGCCGGGTGGCCCGAGGCGGAGGCCTTCGCCGCCGACGAGGAGGCCCTGGCCGCCTTCAAGGTGCTCCAGGACGCGGTCACCGCCACCCGCAGCCTCCGGGCCGAGCTGGGCCTGCCGCCCCAGCAGGAGCTCACCGTCCACGCCGAGGGGCCGGGGGCGGCGGTGCTGCTCGAGAACGCCGACTTCTTCCGCTTCCTCGCCCGCGCCGAGGTGCAGGAGGGCCGGCCGGAGAAGGCCGTCAGCGCGGTCACGCCCCAGGTCACCGTCTGGCTCGAGCTCGAGGGGCTGGTGGACGTTGAGGCCTGGAAGCAGAAGCAGCAGAAGAAGGCCTCCGAACTGGAGCGCCGCATCGCCGGGCTGGAGAAGAAACTTGCCAACCCCGGCTTCACCGAGCGCGCCCCGGCCGAGGTGGTCGAGCGCGAACGGCGCAACCTGGAGGAGGCGAAGAGCCAGCTCGAGCGCATCCGCGCGGTGCTGGCCCGCTTCTAG
- a CDS encoding hydroxymethylglutaryl-CoA lyase — translation MAERVIYVECPRDAWQGFARTIPTEEKAAFLRQLLDAGFDHLDLASFVSPKWVPQMADSEAVLKLLPPPDGRDYLAIVANERGMERALAAENLTSVGYPFSISETFQQKNTRRSVKDSWPLVERMLERARSGGLELVVYVSMGFGNPYGDPWSPEAVVDFVGRLRALGVRRIAVADTYGVAGPERIHEVLAAVAAAYGAADLGAHLHSRPDPDEVRAKVDAVLDAGVRWLEGALGGVGGCPFAGDDLVGNLPTEVVVPHLEARGLRTAVEIEALAMLVEAATLLKARYA, via the coding sequence GTGGCCGAACGCGTGATCTACGTCGAGTGCCCCCGGGACGCCTGGCAGGGGTTCGCCCGCACCATCCCGACCGAAGAGAAAGCCGCCTTCCTGCGCCAGCTGCTGGACGCCGGCTTCGACCACCTGGACCTGGCCAGCTTCGTCTCGCCCAAATGGGTGCCGCAGATGGCCGACTCCGAAGCGGTGCTGAAGCTGCTGCCGCCGCCCGACGGGCGCGACTATCTGGCCATCGTCGCCAACGAGCGGGGAATGGAGCGGGCGCTGGCGGCGGAGAACCTGACCTCGGTGGGCTACCCCTTCTCGATCAGCGAGACCTTTCAGCAGAAGAACACCCGCCGTTCGGTCAAGGACTCGTGGCCGCTGGTGGAGCGGATGCTCGAGCGGGCGCGAAGCGGCGGGCTCGAGCTGGTGGTCTACGTCTCCATGGGCTTCGGCAACCCCTACGGCGACCCCTGGAGCCCCGAGGCGGTGGTGGACTTCGTCGGCCGTCTGCGTGCGCTGGGCGTCCGCCGCATCGCCGTCGCCGACACCTACGGGGTGGCCGGGCCCGAGCGCATCCACGAGGTGCTGGCGGCCGTCGCCGCCGCGTACGGTGCGGCCGACCTGGGGGCCCACCTGCACAGCCGCCCCGATCCGGACGAAGTGCGGGCCAAGGTGGACGCGGTGCTGGACGCGGGCGTGCGCTGGCTCGAGGGGGCGCTGGGCGGCGTGGGCGGCTGCCCCTTCGCCGGCGACGATCTGGTGGGCAACCTGCCGACCGAGGTCGTGGTGCCGCACCTGGAAGCGCGCGGTCTGCGAACCGCCGTCGAAATCGAGGCGCTGGCTATGTTGGTGGAGGCGGCGACCCTGCTGAAGGCCCGCTACGCTTGA
- a CDS encoding inorganic diphosphatase, whose amino-acid sequence MKPEVVVEWSKGRRERWEWRDGAFTYRREGVAAPVNYGFLPDVLNPADGEEVDAVVLGPPLPPKSRTRAPLVGLLWLADGDHKLVLAPGGGPYLEDEAALLAWFEPERRARLECESAAREWLEKLGYQS is encoded by the coding sequence GTGAAGCCGGAGGTCGTCGTCGAGTGGTCCAAGGGCCGCCGGGAGCGCTGGGAGTGGCGGGACGGCGCCTTCACCTACAGGCGCGAAGGCGTCGCCGCCCCGGTCAACTACGGCTTTCTCCCCGATGTCTTGAATCCCGCCGACGGCGAGGAGGTGGACGCGGTGGTGCTGGGGCCGCCGCTCCCGCCGAAATCGCGAACGCGCGCCCCGTTGGTGGGGCTTCTGTGGCTCGCCGACGGCGACCACAAGCTCGTGCTCGCCCCGGGCGGCGGCCCGTACCTGGAAGACGAGGCCGCCCTCCTGGCCTGGTTCGAACCCGAGCGCCGCGCCCGGCTGGAGTGTGAATCCGCAGCGCGGGAGTGGCTGGAAAAACTGGGTTACCAAAGCTAG
- a CDS encoding sugar ABC transporter substrate-binding protein: MRVVLAALFALALGAFAQGDKVVIGYSISTLNNAFFVGMTKGVENGAKKFGVELITVNANGDSAKQVADVEDLITKGVDAIIINPRDAEAIAPAVKKALDAGIPVFALDRGVTGVEVTSFLETDNVAMGRLAADLIAEAMKAKYGEVKGNVIELVGLVGTTAARDRGKGFHEQLKKYPGLKLVASQPADFNQEKAFNVTSNLVLAHPDVDAIYGHNDDNTVGAARALKAMGRLKKVGDPGHIYIVGIDGIKQALDLIRQGYIDCTISQEPVLMGEKAVEFAVKYLKGEEVPKHFYTPFTPVTKDNVDKRQNWAE, from the coding sequence ATGAGAGTCGTATTAGCCGCCCTTTTCGCTCTCGCCCTCGGGGCCTTCGCCCAGGGCGACAAGGTGGTGATCGGGTACTCGATCAGCACCCTGAACAACGCCTTCTTCGTCGGCATGACGAAGGGCGTCGAGAACGGCGCGAAGAAGTTCGGGGTCGAGCTGATCACCGTCAACGCCAACGGCGATTCGGCCAAGCAGGTGGCCGACGTGGAGGACCTGATCACCAAGGGCGTGGACGCGATCATCATCAACCCGCGCGACGCCGAAGCCATCGCCCCCGCGGTCAAGAAGGCCCTCGACGCCGGCATTCCCGTCTTCGCGCTCGACCGCGGCGTGACCGGCGTCGAGGTGACCTCGTTCCTCGAGACCGACAACGTCGCCATGGGTCGGCTCGCCGCCGACCTGATCGCCGAGGCCATGAAGGCCAAGTACGGCGAGGTGAAGGGCAACGTCATCGAGCTCGTCGGTCTGGTCGGCACCACCGCCGCCCGCGACCGCGGCAAGGGCTTCCACGAGCAGCTCAAGAAGTACCCGGGCCTCAAGCTGGTCGCCTCGCAGCCCGCCGACTTCAACCAGGAAAAGGCCTTCAACGTGACCAGCAACCTGGTGCTGGCCCACCCCGACGTGGACGCCATCTACGGCCACAACGACGACAACACCGTGGGCGCCGCCCGCGCGCTCAAGGCCATGGGCCGCCTCAAGAAGGTGGGCGATCCCGGCCACATCTACATCGTGGGCATCGACGGCATCAAGCAGGCGCTCGACCTGATCCGCCAGGGCTACATCGACTGCACGATCTCGCAGGAGCCGGTGCTCATGGGCGAGAAGGCCGTCGAGTTCGCGGTCAAGTACCTGAAGGGCGAAGAGGTGCCCAAGCACTTCTACACCCCCTTCACCCCGGTGACCAAGGACAACGTCGACAAGCGCCAGAACTGGGCCGAATAA
- a CDS encoding RbsD/FucU family protein → MAMLKGIPPLLSPELLAALAEMGHGDEIAIVDGNYPAHSSGPPVIRADGLGTPELVQAILELMPLDTFTDANVWYMDNGEAAKPEIWKAFDAVLADSGEDARVAAIDRFAYYERAREAYAIVATSETRLYACIILKKGVIFPV, encoded by the coding sequence ATGGCCATGCTCAAAGGAATCCCCCCACTGCTTTCGCCCGAGCTGCTCGCCGCGCTGGCCGAGATGGGCCATGGCGACGAGATCGCCATTGTGGACGGCAACTACCCGGCCCACTCCTCGGGCCCGCCGGTGATCCGCGCCGACGGGTTGGGCACGCCCGAGCTCGTGCAGGCGATTCTCGAGCTGATGCCGCTCGACACCTTCACGGACGCCAACGTCTGGTACATGGACAACGGCGAGGCGGCGAAGCCCGAGATCTGGAAGGCCTTCGACGCGGTGCTCGCCGACTCGGGCGAGGACGCCCGGGTGGCGGCCATCGACCGTTTCGCCTACTACGAACGCGCCCGCGAGGCCTACGCCATCGTGGCGACCAGCGAGACCCGGCTCTACGCCTGCATCATCCTCAAGAAAGGGGTCATCTTCCCGGTTTAA